One stretch of Dissulfurimicrobium hydrothermale DNA includes these proteins:
- a CDS encoding polysaccharide deacetylase family protein has translation MDLKLKNTGRGRLLALKIDVDTHDGMAKGVPKLLDILNKEEIKATFCLSFGPDNAGKAIFRLFNDPLFLKKMLKTGAPRLYGLRTILSGTLLPARPIAIAFPDLVRRIEADGHEAIVHAWDHRKWQDRLTDMTSEEIAREFDRAFSAFQDILDKRPEAVAAPGWQVTPESLEIQDELGLLYASDLRGGEPARLSIGDRIFKTLQIPSTGPCIEELLTIGIRDNEDLFKAILRQIYKAKYPVIPIHAEVEGGPFSRFLIRLLRMLKTKYNIVRLKDMAAILLGGTVPIRELSFMELPGRAGTVATSIGPEALREISEQS, from the coding sequence ATGGATCTTAAACTTAAAAATACCGGACGAGGCCGGTTGCTTGCCCTAAAGATAGACGTTGATACACATGACGGTATGGCCAAGGGTGTACCGAAACTCCTCGACATCTTAAACAAGGAAGAGATAAAGGCTACCTTCTGTCTCTCGTTCGGACCTGACAATGCAGGGAAGGCTATCTTTAGGCTCTTTAACGACCCGCTGTTTCTGAAAAAGATGCTAAAGACAGGGGCCCCGAGGCTCTATGGCCTGAGGACCATTCTTTCAGGGACACTTCTACCTGCCAGGCCTATAGCAATTGCATTTCCTGATCTTGTCAGAAGAATCGAGGCCGATGGACACGAGGCCATAGTTCATGCCTGGGATCACAGAAAATGGCAGGATAGACTTACTGATATGACGAGCGAGGAGATTGCCCGCGAATTTGACAGGGCATTCTCCGCATTTCAAGATATACTGGACAAACGGCCTGAGGCGGTTGCAGCCCCAGGCTGGCAGGTTACACCCGAAAGCCTCGAGATCCAAGACGAACTCGGCCTTTTATATGCAAGTGACCTGAGGGGAGGCGAACCGGCAAGGCTATCGATAGGCGACAGGATATTCAAGACCCTTCAAATCCCATCTACAGGCCCATGCATCGAGGAACTCCTGACCATAGGTATACGTGACAATGAAGACCTATTCAAGGCCATCCTGCGCCAGATATACAAGGCAAAATACCCGGTGATCCCGATACATGCAGAGGTTGAAGGCGGACCGTTCAGCAGATTTCTCATCCGTCTCCTTCGAATGCTCAAGACCAAATACAATATCGTCAGACTCAAGGACATGGCAGCTATCTTGCTTGGCGGTACAGTGCCGATTCGTGAACTTTCCTTTATGGAGCTGCCGGGCCGGGCCGGAACGGTCGCCACATCAATAGGACCAGAGGCGCTCAGAGAAATCTCCGAACAAAGTTGA
- a CDS encoding bifunctional UDP-4-keto-pentose/UDP-xylose synthase, with the protein MKILIVGVNGFIGSHLVRRILAETEWEVYGMDLSSDRLGRLIHDPRFHFLEGDISINKEWIEYHIKKCDVCLPLVAIATPASYVKDPLAVFELDFEENLRIVRQCAKYKTRVIFPSTSEVYGMSQDPIFNEETSLLVYGPIHKQRWIYACAKQMMDRVIWAMGRDRGLQFTLIRPFNWIGPGLDSLTTPKEGSSRVVTQFLGHILRGEPITLVDGGRQRRCFTYVDDGLDCLIEILKNKNGRCDGQIFNIGNPNNDYSVRELAETMIKVVREFPSLAALADKVEFREVPAEVYYGPDYQDVGYRVPDITRAHTVLGWTPKIGLEEALRRTISAYVLDQSNGTVKDLGTLDEA; encoded by the coding sequence TTGAAGATCTTAATTGTCGGCGTAAACGGTTTCATAGGAAGCCACCTTGTCAGACGCATCCTGGCCGAGACTGAGTGGGAGGTATACGGAATGGATCTCTCCTCCGACAGGCTGGGCAGACTCATACACGATCCGAGGTTCCATTTCCTTGAAGGGGATATCTCCATCAACAAGGAATGGATCGAATACCATATAAAAAAATGTGATGTATGCCTACCGCTCGTGGCCATAGCCACACCAGCCTCATATGTCAAGGATCCGCTCGCGGTTTTTGAGTTGGACTTCGAGGAAAATTTAAGAATCGTACGCCAATGCGCCAAATACAAAACGAGGGTCATCTTCCCCTCTACCAGCGAGGTGTATGGCATGAGCCAAGATCCCATATTTAATGAAGAAACAAGCCTATTGGTCTATGGGCCAATACACAAACAACGCTGGATTTATGCCTGCGCCAAACAGATGATGGATCGGGTTATTTGGGCGATGGGAAGGGATCGGGGGCTCCAGTTTACGCTCATCAGGCCATTCAATTGGATAGGCCCTGGCCTTGACAGCCTCACTACACCGAAAGAGGGAAGCTCACGTGTGGTGACGCAGTTCCTTGGGCACATACTGAGGGGTGAACCAATAACTCTAGTTGACGGCGGACGCCAAAGGCGCTGCTTTACATATGTCGATGACGGCCTGGACTGTCTGATCGAGATATTAAAAAATAAAAATGGAAGATGCGACGGCCAGATATTCAATATTGGCAACCCGAACAATGACTATTCTGTGCGAGAACTTGCGGAGACCATGATAAAGGTCGTCAGAGAATTCCCGTCCCTCGCCGCCCTTGCCGACAAAGTCGAGTTTCGGGAAGTGCCTGCCGAGGTCTATTACGGACCTGATTATCAGGACGTAGGTTATAGGGTGCCCGACATCACTCGTGCACATACGGTCCTCGGCTGGACGCCTAAGATCGGCCTCGAAGAGGCCCTTAGGCGTACCATCTCTGCCTATGTGCTCGACCAGAGCAATGGGACTGTAAAAGACCTCGGTACGCTGGATGAGGCCTGA
- a CDS encoding EamA family transporter: MNRYLPIILLGVFLNAFAQIALKQGMRTIGEFTFSMENLIPIGVKVASSPYVLLGLSCYVISLVVWLLVLSRVDVSFAYPFLSVGYIVAALSGMAFFGEAVGPMRWAGIITICLGVYLITRSG; this comes from the coding sequence ATGAACAGATATCTGCCGATCATTCTGCTTGGGGTATTTCTCAATGCATTCGCCCAAATCGCCCTGAAACAAGGGATGCGTACAATAGGAGAATTCACTTTTTCAATGGAAAATCTGATCCCGATAGGAGTAAAAGTGGCATCAAGCCCCTATGTGCTCCTGGGGCTCTCCTGTTATGTCATAAGCCTTGTGGTCTGGCTCCTCGTCCTTTCAAGAGTCGATGTAAGCTTTGCATATCCATTTTTAAGCGTAGGCTATATAGTAGCTGCGCTATCCGGCATGGCGTTTTTCGGGGAGGCGGTCGGCCCAATGCGATGGGCTGGCATAATTACCATCTGTCTCGGGGTATATCTCATAACAAGGAGCGGCTAA
- the rnhA gene encoding ribonuclease HI translates to MNDVIFIFTDGACSGNPGPGGWGAVLKSGGHEKKLSGWSSHTTNNRMELLAAIRALEAIKRPSRIVMMTDSQYLKQGITEWIHLWKKRDWKTASGKPVKNSDLWKALDALCNVHDIHWEWVRGHNGHVENEIADGLATNAIKTGLAGVLEEDPAGLPTEGLK, encoded by the coding sequence ATGAATGACGTCATTTTTATCTTTACCGACGGTGCCTGCTCAGGAAACCCAGGGCCAGGCGGATGGGGTGCAGTCCTCAAATCAGGGGGACACGAAAAGAAATTGTCCGGCTGGTCGAGTCATACCACAAACAACAGGATGGAACTCCTTGCCGCCATAAGGGCGCTCGAGGCGATCAAGAGACCATCCCGCATCGTCATGATGACCGACTCGCAATATCTCAAACAAGGCATCACTGAATGGATCCACCTCTGGAAAAAGAGGGACTGGAAGACCGCATCGGGGAAACCGGTAAAAAACAGCGATCTCTGGAAAGCGCTTGATGCGCTTTGTAATGTCCATGACATCCACTGGGAATGGGTCAGAGGACACAATGGTCATGTCGAAAACGAGATTGCAGACGGCCTGGCGACCAATGCGATAAAAACCGGACTGGCCGGCGTACTTGAGGAAGATCCCGCCGGGCTGCCGACAGAAGGTCTGAAATAA
- a CDS encoding aminotransferase class I/II-fold pyridoxal phosphate-dependent enzyme, which produces MTSNRPTREDFLPFSRPTIGEEEISEVIDSLRSGWLTTGPKVLKLEEAFMELTGAKAAISVNSATSGLHLVLKTLDLGPEDEVITTPITWPSTVNTIEICGARPIFADVDKETLQIDPYDVERSITPRTRAVIPVHFAGAPCDMDALSEICKRYRLYLIEDAAHAVGTEYKGRVIGNSKNGSDAAVFSFHVIKNITTGEGGMIVCNNEERSARMRRLRFHGISRDAWRRYSKGGSPQYEVEEPGFKYNMMDIQAAIGIHQLKKLEKFNEKRAKLASNYRKLLADVPRITPLGSVPYKHRHTWHLFVVRLEIEALTIDRDQFILALQEENIGTGLHFPAVHLQRYYREHYGFQKGMLPNAEWNSERLFSLPLYPTLEENDQADVISAMKRIIKRYER; this is translated from the coding sequence ATGACATCAAATAGACCGACAAGGGAAGATTTTTTGCCGTTTTCAAGACCTACAATAGGCGAAGAAGAGATAAGCGAGGTAATCGACAGCCTCCGCTCAGGATGGCTCACCACTGGACCGAAGGTACTCAAGCTTGAAGAAGCGTTTATGGAGCTTACCGGTGCAAAGGCTGCGATTTCAGTAAACTCAGCCACTTCGGGGCTACATTTGGTGCTCAAGACGCTTGACCTTGGTCCTGAAGACGAGGTTATCACAACACCCATTACCTGGCCATCCACGGTAAATACCATCGAAATCTGCGGGGCAAGGCCTATATTCGCTGATGTGGACAAGGAGACGCTCCAGATCGACCCTTACGACGTCGAGCGTTCAATCACTCCAAGGACAAGGGCTGTAATCCCGGTGCATTTCGCAGGTGCGCCGTGCGACATGGACGCCCTTTCTGAGATATGCAAAAGGTATAGGCTTTATCTCATAGAAGACGCGGCCCATGCCGTAGGAACTGAATATAAAGGCCGTGTCATCGGAAACAGCAAAAATGGCTCGGATGCCGCTGTCTTCAGCTTTCATGTGATCAAAAACATAACCACAGGTGAAGGTGGAATGATAGTCTGCAACAATGAAGAACGTTCTGCCAGGATGCGCAGACTCAGGTTTCACGGCATATCAAGGGATGCATGGAGGCGCTACTCAAAAGGCGGCAGCCCCCAGTATGAGGTGGAAGAACCAGGCTTTAAATACAATATGATGGATATCCAGGCCGCAATCGGCATACATCAACTTAAAAAATTGGAAAAATTCAATGAAAAACGGGCCAAGCTCGCATCAAATTACAGAAAGCTCCTTGCCGATGTTCCCAGAATAACGCCCCTTGGGAGTGTACCATACAAACACAGACATACATGGCACCTTTTTGTCGTCAGGCTTGAGATAGAGGCCCTTACTATAGACAGAGATCAATTCATCCTGGCGCTGCAGGAAGAAAACATCGGAACCGGCCTGCATTTTCCAGCCGTGCATCTCCAAAGATACTACCGCGAACACTATGGTTTTCAAAAAGGGATGCTCCCCAACGCCGAATGGAACAGCGAGCGCCTGTTTTCACTCCCACTATATCCGACGCTTGAAGAAAATGATCAGGCTGATGTGATATCGGCTATGAAACGTATAATCAAACGATATGAGAGATAG
- a CDS encoding formyltransferase: MSVVLFGYHNMGCVALKALKETGVDVSAVITHQDNPNENIWFESLRAMAGSMGIPVYHPDDVNTPEWVGFIRRLSPDVILSCYYRNMIKEEILAIPKIAALNLHGSLLPRYRGRCPVNWQIIFGETKGGVTLHHMVRKADAGDIVAQKEVDISETDTAFTLFKKMEAATYELLKEFIPRVLDGTAPRTPQDHSLATYFGGRRPEDGIIDWNLPARDIYNLIRAVTWPYPGAFSFLNGKKLIIWWAEPLSDMELGLIPGTIKVEGCNVFVQTGKGILRLVNASEDDIPPNKCPDVLKLVRDGDRFIIKYSLG; the protein is encoded by the coding sequence ATGTCGGTAGTGCTTTTCGGTTACCACAATATGGGGTGTGTCGCCCTAAAGGCCTTGAAAGAAACCGGCGTGGACGTTTCGGCAGTGATAACCCATCAAGACAACCCCAATGAAAACATATGGTTTGAATCTCTCAGGGCGATGGCTGGATCGATGGGCATACCTGTCTACCATCCTGACGATGTAAACACGCCTGAGTGGGTGGGATTCATCCGTAGGCTTTCACCGGACGTCATACTTTCCTGCTATTATAGAAATATGATAAAAGAAGAGATCCTCGCTATTCCGAAGATAGCCGCATTAAACCTCCACGGCTCGCTCCTCCCAAGATACCGCGGCAGATGTCCGGTGAACTGGCAGATAATCTTCGGCGAGACCAAAGGAGGGGTCACGCTGCATCATATGGTAAGGAAGGCGGATGCAGGCGACATCGTAGCACAAAAAGAAGTCGATATTTCGGAGACCGATACGGCCTTCACCTTGTTTAAGAAGATGGAGGCTGCGACCTACGAACTCCTTAAAGAATTTATACCTAGGGTCCTGGACGGCACGGCGCCACGGACACCACAGGATCACAGCCTTGCCACATACTTCGGCGGGAGACGTCCGGAGGATGGTATAATTGATTGGAATCTACCGGCCCGTGACATATACAACCTCATAAGGGCGGTAACCTGGCCTTATCCAGGGGCATTTTCATTCCTAAACGGCAAAAAACTCATAATCTGGTGGGCTGAACCATTGAGCGACATGGAGCTTGGACTTATCCCGGGCACGATAAAGGTTGAAGGATGCAATGTATTCGTACAGACAGGTAAGGGCATTCTTCGTCTGGTTAACGCCAGCGAAGATGATATACCGCCTAATAAATGCCCTGATGTCCTAAAATTGGTCAGAGATGGAGACAGATTCATAATCAAATACAGCCTTGGATAG
- a CDS encoding glycosyltransferase, producing the protein MASETKPKVSVVIPFYNEEANVTALLKRLFDTLNTIPESWEVVCVNDGSRDATLKLLLEEKKRRKGMVVVDLARNFGQHSAVMAGFRISRGEWVVTLDADLQNPPEEVPRLLDAFRKGHDLIGTIRQGRKDTLFRKFASRITNKLTTKMSGISLQDFGCMLRGYSREVVNGILSNPEYRTFIPALATFFARNPVEIPVRHEERAGGRSKYSLMKLLGLQLDLMLGFSMWPLRILFFVGAAVAALGLFLGAFILAMRLYFGAGWAAEGVFTLFAVLFFIVGGQFFALGLIGDYIGRIFQAVRGRPGYVLREIYRNE; encoded by the coding sequence ATGGCAAGCGAAACCAAACCAAAGGTATCCGTGGTAATTCCATTCTATAATGAAGAGGCAAATGTAACGGCCCTGTTAAAGAGGCTCTTCGATACACTCAATACCATCCCAGAATCATGGGAGGTGGTTTGTGTAAACGACGGCTCAAGGGATGCCACATTAAAACTCCTCCTTGAGGAGAAGAAACGGCGCAAAGGCATGGTGGTAGTAGATCTGGCGAGAAATTTTGGGCAGCATTCAGCTGTCATGGCAGGCTTCAGGATCTCGCGCGGGGAGTGGGTCGTCACCCTTGACGCAGACCTCCAAAACCCACCAGAAGAGGTACCAAGACTCCTCGACGCATTCAGAAAGGGCCATGACCTAATCGGAACAATAAGGCAGGGCAGGAAAGACACCTTGTTCAGGAAATTCGCATCCCGCATTACAAACAAACTTACGACAAAGATGTCGGGCATATCGCTTCAAGATTTCGGCTGTATGCTAAGAGGCTACAGCCGCGAGGTGGTGAATGGGATACTTTCAAATCCAGAATATCGAACATTCATACCTGCCCTCGCCACTTTTTTCGCCAGGAATCCGGTTGAGATACCTGTCAGACATGAAGAACGGGCGGGCGGGCGCTCTAAATACTCACTCATGAAACTCCTGGGTCTTCAGCTTGACCTGATGCTTGGCTTTTCCATGTGGCCGTTGAGGATACTCTTTTTTGTGGGTGCGGCAGTCGCCGCCTTGGGTCTCTTTTTGGGCGCGTTTATACTTGCCATGAGGCTATATTTCGGCGCCGGTTGGGCGGCAGAAGGGGTCTTCACCTTGTTTGCCGTACTTTTTTTTATTGTCGGCGGCCAGTTCTTTGCACTCGGCTTGATCGGGGATTATATAGGCCGCATATTCCAGGCAGTAAGGGGCCGGCCGGGTTATGTGCTTAGGGAGATATACCGCAATGAATAA
- a CDS encoding ArnT family glycosyltransferase translates to MNNTIAIRTKKDYFTAVFWAAAVIILFWGVGGRSLYVAEGRWAEIVREMFIKHDFFHPAVNWEPYFDKPLLSYWLIALASFITGGLNEWALRLPSAIAGALSLWAVMDLGRRLWSRETGLVAGWILLTAYGMIFWSRTGVSDTENLAASILAVAWYWSKRDGLENMKGMDAFYISIVFYLICFIGAHTKGLTSVVIPMIAIAPDLLRRGRWKAIFTQGHILALMIGLAIYLSPFVYATITAKNYSENGLFMVFKENIQRFFEPFDHKEPFYVYFYYLPLLFMPWSPLLIAALAKTTASWKRLDEKTTWLITVFFLIFLFFTASGSRRSYYILPIFPFSALLVAVFLEKTGENGFKKTALLIQTWIVLAASFIEVLSPVILPILERFTGFYTPSAFKIATVLIGLMALLPLFLRRILPETLKSLTGIAPKTAAVLLSTAIIMGGLFCIQFNMLDNYRTERAFVEDVRQRLPNISQGSVAFYPKTITNLVFYLDMPGPIKILKDKNDVSAFLNGGNGDKLIITTQRYANELSGIIFGTSGAARGPDIRESVNPWETSKGKLMAKHVAWFIKGQRGK, encoded by the coding sequence ATGAATAACACGATAGCGATAAGGACGAAAAAGGACTATTTTACGGCCGTTTTTTGGGCCGCCGCGGTGATCATACTCTTCTGGGGGGTGGGCGGAAGAAGCCTCTATGTAGCAGAAGGACGCTGGGCCGAGATAGTACGCGAGATGTTCATAAAACACGACTTTTTCCATCCTGCCGTCAATTGGGAACCCTATTTTGATAAACCGCTTCTTAGCTATTGGCTAATAGCCCTTGCCTCTTTTATTACAGGCGGACTCAATGAATGGGCCTTGAGGCTTCCAAGTGCTATTGCAGGGGCATTGAGCCTTTGGGCCGTCATGGACCTCGGCAGGAGGTTGTGGTCAAGGGAAACAGGCCTGGTGGCTGGATGGATACTCTTGACCGCCTATGGCATGATATTTTGGTCCCGTACCGGGGTCAGTGACACAGAAAATCTGGCAGCCTCCATCCTGGCAGTAGCATGGTATTGGTCAAAACGGGATGGCCTTGAAAATATGAAGGGCATGGATGCCTTTTACATCTCCATCGTCTTCTATCTCATATGCTTTATCGGGGCGCACACAAAGGGCCTGACCTCAGTAGTGATACCGATGATCGCCATCGCCCCCGATCTATTAAGACGGGGTCGCTGGAAGGCCATCTTTACGCAAGGGCACATCCTGGCCCTTATGATCGGGCTTGCGATATATCTCTCTCCTTTTGTCTATGCGACAATTACAGCGAAAAACTACAGCGAAAACGGATTGTTTATGGTATTCAAAGAAAACATCCAGCGTTTTTTCGAACCATTTGACCATAAAGAGCCTTTTTATGTCTATTTTTACTATCTCCCGCTGCTCTTCATGCCATGGAGCCCACTCTTGATAGCGGCGCTGGCAAAGACAACCGCCTCATGGAAACGACTAGACGAAAAAACGACGTGGCTTATTACTGTATTTTTTCTAATATTCCTTTTTTTTACTGCATCAGGCTCAAGGCGAAGCTACTACATCCTGCCCATATTCCCCTTCTCAGCCCTGCTGGTTGCAGTATTTCTTGAAAAGACAGGGGAAAACGGTTTTAAAAAGACTGCACTGCTCATTCAGACATGGATTGTCCTCGCCGCCTCATTTATCGAGGTCTTAAGCCCTGTTATATTGCCCATACTTGAAAGATTCACTGGGTTTTATACCCCATCTGCGTTCAAGATCGCGACGGTATTAATCGGACTCATGGCCCTTTTACCCCTGTTTTTAAGACGTATATTACCTGAAACGCTCAAGTCCCTCACAGGCATCGCCCCAAAGACCGCCGCAGTTTTGTTAAGCACGGCGATAATCATGGGCGGCCTTTTTTGCATACAATTTAATATGCTCGACAACTACAGAACAGAAAGGGCATTTGTGGAAGATGTCCGCCAAAGGCTGCCCAATATATCGCAAGGCTCTGTCGCATTCTATCCGAAGACTATAACCAACCTGGTATTTTATCTAGACATGCCAGGCCCGATCAAGATATTGAAGGATAAAAATGACGTCAGCGCCTTTCTAAATGGGGGCAATGGGGATAAACTTATTATTACTACCCAGAGATATGCCAATGAACTATCCGGTATTATCTTTGGCACAAGTGGTGCAGCGAGAGGACCTGACATCAGGGAATCCGTCAACCCGTGGGAAACGAGCAAGGGGAAATTGATGGCTAAACATGTGGCCTGGTTTATAAAAGGCCAAAGGGGTAAGTGA
- a CDS encoding ArnT family glycosyltransferase: MDSSDYERDNKGPWHIIVAVAAFVLYIWTAPLRDLYGLEARTALIAREMLERGLGFFPTAFGNIYPDYTPLYFWLEAVFSMPTGHISTLSAVLPSAISAAGLVAITSKLGSKVSRRVGLFSAVILASNPQFWQEAAHAAIDMLLAFFVGLSILYLFSKDKNLLQNKKINFRHYLFVALAISLAFLTKGLIGVILPLAIWGGYLILSGRFRDLLPFFIFIGLLGALLMGGELLYAWHTGGTALAQKILTAQVTGRVGEEANKPAYYYAIFLAQGIGPWWIWIISWGIMTFRSKASGARSFVIGVSENNILRLSLAWLFSVLLIFSLASSRHGRYLVPLLPALSILIGMAVQNVVNTPIPRHNRLYLRLAGIVLAVLLIVGLVCVFRPPFGLAVPTFMVLIWLSVVIAGWLLIIKRASLETVLPSMTALILACGISGYELIFEPALSKAESGKSFVMDAERDLKRPMQIVLYGIKQDGDGVKYALFSKTLSKDILFIPKSVKDLKRYMLPTKFIMVGYKKDILELEERTRHTLAFTQTAIGHIHKKEVTAVTVRQL, encoded by the coding sequence TTGGATTCATCCGACTATGAAAGGGATAATAAAGGACCATGGCACATCATTGTCGCCGTCGCAGCCTTCGTATTATATATCTGGACTGCACCACTCAGGGACCTCTACGGCTTGGAGGCCAGGACTGCACTCATAGCGCGCGAGATGCTCGAAAGAGGCCTGGGCTTTTTCCCAACCGCTTTCGGCAATATCTATCCGGACTACACCCCGCTCTATTTCTGGCTTGAAGCAGTCTTTTCCATGCCCACCGGACATATCTCGACACTCAGCGCTGTATTGCCAAGCGCCATCTCTGCTGCAGGTCTCGTGGCCATTACGTCCAAGCTCGGTTCAAAGGTCTCAAGACGTGTAGGTCTTTTCTCGGCCGTGATACTTGCATCTAACCCCCAGTTCTGGCAAGAGGCAGCCCATGCGGCGATCGATATGCTGCTTGCATTTTTTGTCGGCCTTTCTATCCTATACCTGTTTTCGAAGGATAAAAATCTACTACAAAATAAGAAAATCAACTTCAGGCATTATTTATTCGTCGCCCTTGCCATATCCCTTGCGTTCCTGACAAAAGGTCTAATAGGGGTCATTCTGCCGTTGGCCATCTGGGGCGGGTATCTAATCCTGAGTGGCAGATTCAGGGATCTCTTGCCCTTTTTCATCTTCATCGGGTTATTGGGTGCGCTCTTGATGGGGGGTGAACTTCTTTACGCCTGGCATACCGGCGGAACAGCACTTGCACAAAAGATACTGACCGCCCAGGTGACTGGAAGGGTTGGGGAGGAGGCGAATAAACCTGCATATTACTACGCTATATTTTTAGCCCAGGGTATAGGGCCCTGGTGGATTTGGATAATTTCGTGGGGGATTATGACGTTCAGATCAAAGGCGTCAGGCGCAAGATCGTTCGTCATTGGCGTTTCCGAAAATAATATCTTACGGCTTTCATTGGCCTGGCTTTTCTCGGTCCTTTTGATCTTTAGCCTCGCAAGCTCAAGACATGGGAGATATCTTGTGCCGCTCCTGCCGGCGCTTTCGATCCTCATTGGCATGGCCGTCCAAAATGTGGTAAACACGCCCATCCCAAGACATAATAGGCTATATCTCCGACTTGCCGGCATCGTCTTGGCTGTTTTGTTGATTGTCGGCCTTGTATGCGTATTCAGGCCGCCATTTGGCCTTGCCGTGCCGACCTTCATGGTTTTAATATGGTTGTCGGTGGTCATCGCGGGCTGGCTTTTAATTATAAAACGAGCAAGTCTTGAGACGGTGCTCCCGTCCATGACCGCACTCATCCTGGCATGTGGGATTTCAGGATACGAACTCATCTTTGAGCCCGCTTTATCCAAGGCCGAATCAGGAAAGAGTTTTGTAATGGACGCCGAAAGGGATCTGAAAAGACCGATGCAAATAGTCCTCTATGGCATAAAACAAGATGGTGATGGTGTCAAATACGCCCTGTTCAGCAAAACACTGTCAAAAGACATCTTGTTTATACCGAAGTCCGTAAAAGACCTTAAAAGATATATGCTTCCCACAAAATTTATTATGGTTGGATACAAAAAAGACATACTTGAACTTGAAGAAAGGACTCGACACACCCTTGCATTTACTCAGACCGCCATAGGCCACATCCACAAAAAGGAGGTCACGGCTGTAACCGTAAGGCAATTATGA